The DNA region TTCCATCAGCGGCGGGTTTGAGATCAACATCGTGCCGTTTCTGATCTATTTTGGCGGCCTCGCGGTCTGGGCCAATGCAGCCGTTGAAACACCGGCCATTCGGTACGGTGTCATGGCGACGGCTGTCGCATTGGCCCTGGGACTCTTTCAGTACGGCGAAGTCCTCTTTTGGCACAAGCAACTGCTGTTCTGGATTACCATCATCATCGTCATGTATTTCATGTTCGTTGAGCCCAAGAAGCCGGCCGCGTGAGCATGATGAGTTCTAGAGGATGACGACGATCTCCGTCATCATTCCCACTCTGAATGAAGAACAGGCCCTTGGGCAGACACTGGCCAACCTTCCATCATCTCTCGTCCTTGAAATCATCCTTGTTGACGGAGGCAGCACTGATCACACGCAGACAGTGGCGAACGCCTTTTGCACCGCAACGCCCAATGCTCGTATCATAAGAGCGCCGACCGGACGAGCACGGCAGATGAACGAGGGAGCGAAAGCCAGCCGCGGAGCAGTTCTACTTTTCTTGCATGCCGATACACAGGTGCCGAACGACGCTCCTCGGATCATTGAGTCGGCGCTCACGGACCCGGCACTTGTGGGAGGGCGATTCGATGTCCGATTCGATACTTATTCCGGCTGGGGACGCCTCATCAGCACATTCATGAACTGGCGTTCTCGCACCAGCGGCATCGCCACAGGCGATCAGGGCATCTTTGTCCGTCGCCACACTTTCGAACAACTTGGCGGATTTGCTGACATCCCGTTGATGGAAGACATCGACTTCAGCCGGAGACTCAAACGAGCCGGATCGACTGTGGCACTCCGCCAAACAGTCAGAACCTCATTTCGCCGCTGGGAGCAGCAAGGCCCGCTGCAAACCATCCTCCTGATGTGGACCCTACGATTTCTCTATTGGGTTGGCGTCACCCCACATCAGCTCGCAAACTGGTATCAGACCGTGAGGTAACACGTGGCAACTCCTCGCCCTCAACCCTCACCCCTCAACCCTGCATTAATTGTCTTCGCCAAAGCGCCTATCCCAGGCCAGGTGAAGACGCGCCTCTGCCCACCTCTGACTCCAGACGAAGCCGCCACGCTCCATGGCAGTTTTGTCATCGATACGCTTGAACGAACAAAACTCGCTGCGACACAACTCAAATTACAGTTTGATCGTTACCTGGCCTGTGCACCGTCTTCCACGCACGTATTTTTCAAAATTATGGAAGAGAGA from Candidatus Nitrospira nitrosa includes:
- a CDS encoding TIGR04283 family arsenosugar biosynthesis glycosyltransferase, translated to MTTISVIIPTLNEEQALGQTLANLPSSLVLEIILVDGGSTDHTQTVANAFCTATPNARIIRAPTGRARQMNEGAKASRGAVLLFLHADTQVPNDAPRIIESALTDPALVGGRFDVRFDTYSGWGRLISTFMNWRSRTSGIATGDQGIFVRRHTFEQLGGFADIPLMEDIDFSRRLKRAGSTVALRQTVRTSFRRWEQQGPLQTILLMWTLRFLYWVGVTPHQLANWYQTVR